The following coding sequences lie in one Tichowtungia aerotolerans genomic window:
- a CDS encoding ferritin, whose translation MITKRMEEALNEQINKEFYSAYLYLSMSAYCNRLGMPGAEHWFRMQYDEEIMHMSKMFDYVMQHGGNARLMQIDEPPNEFGTILEIFQASLAHEQFVTKSINELLDVAVEEKDHASQVFLQWYITEQVEEEANVEDIVNRLKLADENGGALMMIDDKLSQRLPPTPATAQ comes from the coding sequence ATGATAACAAAACGAATGGAAGAAGCGCTCAACGAGCAGATCAATAAAGAATTTTATTCCGCATACCTTTACCTGTCGATGTCGGCCTATTGCAATCGCCTCGGCATGCCGGGTGCAGAACACTGGTTCCGGATGCAGTACGACGAAGAAATCATGCACATGAGCAAGATGTTCGACTACGTGATGCAACATGGAGGCAACGCCCGCCTGATGCAGATTGATGAGCCGCCGAACGAATTCGGTACCATTCTGGAGATTTTCCAGGCGAGTCTGGCACACGAGCAGTTCGTGACCAAATCGATCAATGAGCTTCTTGACGTGGCCGTGGAAGAAAAAGACCATGCATCACAGGTGTTCCTGCAGTGGTATATTACGGAACAGGTTGAAGAAGAAGCAAATGTTGAAGACATCGTCAATCGTCTCAAGCTGGCCGACGAAAACGGCGGAGCATTGATGATGATTGACGATAAACTTTCGCAGCGCCTCCCGCCCACTCCTGCAACAGCACAATAA
- a CDS encoding PhoH family protein translates to MKNFILDTNVLIHDPTAIYQFDEHAVIIPLKVLEEIDRFKKELSERGRNARTVSRMLDELRKKGRLSDGVSLGSGGSIQVIFADKDDPFALKLSADDLILKMAMDIKKSRPDEKCTVVSKDINLRLKADALGLEAEDYENGKQHEPDEMYSGQVVLDADSEAIGFFAREGHVVVSGMDELDPNQYITLQNPQDPKQTMLGRYDAETHRIVKLLAIDNNAPVTPRNREQRFAMDALLNDKIKLVTLCGKAGTGKTLLAIAAGYHQVMDTKYYNRLLVSRPIFPMGKDLGYLPGSVEEKLDPWMQPIHDALSLVVHNRTGSSNAQNKKGGDLIASNPLIDVEPLTYIRGRSIPNQFMIVDESQNLTPLEVKTVITRVGHDTKIILTGDLYQIDNPYVDSMSSGLSAVVEKFRGEELSAHMLFSEGVRSDLAEKAANLL, encoded by the coding sequence ATGAAAAATTTTATTCTTGATACGAACGTTCTGATTCATGATCCCACGGCAATTTATCAGTTTGATGAGCATGCGGTGATCATTCCCTTGAAAGTGTTGGAGGAAATTGACCGCTTTAAAAAAGAGTTGAGCGAGCGCGGGCGCAATGCCCGGACGGTTTCCCGGATGCTCGATGAATTGCGGAAAAAGGGCCGGCTTTCCGATGGTGTATCGTTGGGCAGTGGTGGGAGCATTCAGGTGATTTTTGCCGATAAGGATGATCCGTTTGCCCTGAAGCTTTCAGCGGACGATCTGATTCTGAAGATGGCAATGGACATCAAAAAGAGTCGTCCGGATGAAAAATGCACGGTGGTCAGCAAGGATATCAATTTGCGGCTGAAGGCCGATGCGCTTGGCCTGGAGGCCGAGGACTATGAAAACGGAAAGCAGCACGAGCCGGATGAAATGTATTCCGGACAGGTTGTGCTGGATGCGGATTCTGAAGCGATCGGCTTTTTTGCCCGCGAAGGACATGTTGTGGTTTCCGGAATGGATGAGCTCGATCCGAATCAGTATATCACGCTGCAGAATCCGCAGGATCCCAAGCAGACCATGCTGGGGCGTTATGATGCCGAAACACATCGGATTGTGAAGCTGCTGGCGATCGATAACAACGCTCCGGTGACTCCGCGCAACCGAGAGCAGCGGTTTGCCATGGATGCACTGCTGAACGATAAAATCAAGCTGGTGACTCTTTGTGGAAAGGCCGGTACCGGGAAAACCCTGCTGGCAATTGCTGCCGGTTATCATCAGGTGATGGATACCAAATATTACAATCGACTGCTGGTTTCCCGGCCCATTTTTCCAATGGGCAAGGATCTCGGGTATTTGCCCGGATCGGTGGAGGAAAAGCTCGATCCGTGGATGCAGCCGATCCATGATGCCCTGTCGCTGGTGGTTCATAATCGAACCGGCAGTTCGAATGCTCAAAACAAAAAGGGCGGTGATCTGATTGCCTCGAATCCGCTGATTGATGTGGAGCCGCTGACGTATATTCGCGGGAGGAGCATTCCCAACCAGTTTATGATTGTTGATGAGTCTCAGAACCTGACTCCGCTGGAGGTTAAAACGGTCATTACCCGTGTCGGGCATGACACCAAGATTATTTTGACCGGAGACCTTTACCAGATCGATAATCCGTATGTGGACAGCATGTCCAGCGGCCTGAGTGCGGTTGTCGAAAAATTCCGCGGCGAAGAACTGAGTGCGCATATGCTGTTTTCAGAAGGGGTTCGTTCGGATCTGGCCGAAAAAGCCGCGAATCTGCTTTAA
- a CDS encoding DUF4186 family protein, whose protein sequence is MQKLDEKSWNTLKAKLARSKQIEKLDMGEPEKEYVLSRGVDILQLHATDFVRKRLAPAEPKNDGRQTPLKGHPVFIAQHATGTSDRDKLAKFHGIEKGTELEEKEISYIVDVIIRWIEEQTAGEPA, encoded by the coding sequence GTGCAGAAACTAGACGAAAAAAGCTGGAATACACTCAAAGCGAAACTGGCCCGCTCCAAGCAAATCGAAAAGCTGGACATGGGCGAACCCGAGAAAGAATACGTCCTCTCACGAGGCGTTGACATCCTGCAGCTGCATGCAACAGACTTCGTTCGCAAACGCCTCGCTCCGGCCGAACCAAAAAACGACGGCCGCCAAACGCCCCTGAAAGGACACCCCGTTTTTATCGCACAGCACGCCACCGGAACCAGCGATCGCGACAAACTGGCCAAGTTCCACGGCATCGAAAAAGGCACCGAACTGGAAGAAAAAGAGATTTCCTATATCGTCGATGTCATCATCCGGTGGATTGAAGAACAGACCGCCGGCGAACCGGCCTGA
- the pcnB gene encoding polynucleotide adenylyltransferase PcnB gives MDPNIIARPDHVVSRKQISSAALKVLYGLKDAGYTAYLAGGGVRDLLLKRNPKDFDVATNATPEEVKKTFRNCRLIGRRFRLAHVYFRNEIIEVATFRAPSPEPETCGENCHCVSEEGLVLRDNVFGTPEEDALRRDFTINALFYNIADFSIIDYADGLKDLQQKIIRVIGDPDVRFTEDPVRILRALRFAATLGFDIEPAAKKAAREQAERLEGCSSSRLYEEILKLMHCGKAEQVFMLSCELQVFEHLFPEIGAWLKAPDGEGKTHWMQKTFKQIDRWRHAGIDINPALLFALFFGEYHEWVAEHLMKSENLSHAEALTEATHRHIGQLCDRIRIPKAVTAHIASIMAAQPRFLKMSGKNTNRMLRHRDFLDAFLYFKFAARTTGRHEKELIWWDEQRKNR, from the coding sequence ATGGACCCAAACATTATAGCCCGCCCCGATCACGTCGTCAGCCGCAAGCAGATCAGCTCCGCAGCCCTTAAAGTGCTTTACGGCCTGAAAGATGCCGGATACACCGCCTATCTCGCAGGCGGCGGTGTACGCGATCTGCTTTTGAAACGCAACCCGAAAGACTTCGACGTAGCAACCAACGCCACCCCCGAAGAAGTCAAAAAAACGTTCCGAAACTGCAGGCTCATTGGGCGTCGTTTTCGGCTCGCCCATGTCTATTTCCGAAATGAAATCATCGAAGTGGCTACATTCCGCGCGCCTTCCCCTGAACCCGAAACCTGTGGAGAAAACTGCCATTGTGTATCCGAGGAGGGCCTGGTACTGCGCGACAATGTTTTCGGCACCCCAGAAGAAGACGCTCTGCGCCGCGACTTCACGATTAATGCGCTCTTCTACAACATTGCCGACTTTTCCATCATCGACTACGCCGACGGACTCAAAGACCTGCAGCAGAAAATCATCCGCGTCATCGGCGACCCCGACGTTCGCTTTACCGAAGATCCCGTCCGCATCCTGCGCGCCTTGCGGTTTGCTGCCACACTGGGCTTTGATATTGAGCCCGCAGCAAAAAAAGCAGCCCGTGAACAGGCTGAGCGGCTCGAAGGATGCTCCTCCTCCCGGCTTTATGAAGAAATCCTCAAACTGATGCACTGCGGAAAAGCAGAACAGGTCTTTATGCTCAGCTGCGAACTGCAGGTGTTCGAACACCTCTTTCCGGAAATCGGAGCGTGGCTCAAAGCTCCGGATGGCGAGGGGAAAACCCATTGGATGCAAAAGACCTTTAAGCAGATTGATCGCTGGCGACACGCCGGCATCGATATCAACCCCGCTCTGCTCTTCGCCCTGTTTTTCGGCGAATACCACGAATGGGTCGCCGAACACCTGATGAAAAGCGAAAACCTCTCGCATGCCGAGGCGCTCACCGAAGCAACTCACCGCCATATCGGCCAGCTGTGCGACCGCATCCGGATTCCCAAAGCAGTCACCGCCCATATTGCCTCCATCATGGCCGCTCAGCCGCGTTTCCTGAAAATGAGCGGAAAAAACACCAATCGCATGCTGCGCCACCGCGATTTTCTGGATGCATTTCTTTATTTCAAGTTTGCAGCCCGCACCACCGGACGCCACGAAAAAGAGCTGATTTGGTGGGATGAGCAGCGAAAGAACAGATAG